In one window of Hymenobacter nivis DNA:
- the dut gene encoding dUTP diphosphatase, producing MQIPVVNRSRHPLPEYQTDHAAGLDLRAFLDAPVTLGPLERALIPTGLAVAIPVGFEGQVRPRSGLALRHGLALVNSPGTIDADYRGEIGVLLVNLSNVPFEVRDGERVGQLVIAKHETIAWQPTETLAPTGRGTGGYGSTGAG from the coding sequence ATGCAAATACCCGTCGTCAACCGTTCGCGCCACCCGCTGCCCGAATACCAAACCGACCACGCCGCCGGCCTCGACCTGCGCGCCTTCCTCGACGCGCCCGTAACGCTGGGGCCCCTGGAGCGGGCCCTCATTCCGACGGGGCTGGCGGTGGCCATTCCGGTGGGGTTTGAGGGGCAGGTGCGGCCCCGCAGCGGCCTGGCCCTGCGCCACGGCCTGGCCCTGGTGAACAGCCCCGGCACCATCGACGCCGACTACCGCGGCGAAATCGGGGTGCTGCTGGTGAACCTTTCCAACGTGCCCTTCGAAGTGCGCGACGGCGAGCGGGTGGGGCAGCTGGTCATTGCCAAGCACGAAACCATTGCCTGGCAGCCCACCGAAACCCTGGCCCCCACCGGGCGCGGCACCGGCGGCTACGGCAGCACCGGCGCCGGCTAA